In Novipirellula artificiosorum, the genomic window TCACTTTGACGCAGGCACTGAGTGAATCCGTTTTGGTGCAAGCCGGAAAAATCAACACACTCGATGGTTTTGTTCAGCCGTTCACCGGAGGAGCAAACGGCCTAGACGGGTTTCAAAATCTTGCCCTGTGTTTCAATCCAGTTCTCGTCACGGCGTTTCCCTACTCATCGTTCGGTGCCGGAATGGTCGTACTCGATGAAAACCAGGAAGCTGTGTTTTCGGCGTTCGTCTACGACGCGAACAATACGCCGACCGTGAGTGGCTTTGATACGTTCTTCGATAATGGAGTGTCGCTGTTCGCTTCGGCGACCCTGCCGACTAAGCTCATGAACAAGCCTGGGCATCAGATGGTTTATGGTTTGTACAGTAGCGGGACCTACAATAGCCTCGACCCCAATCCCTATTTTGACCCAGGCCAGGGAGTGGTTTTAGCAAACCCTGACAAGACGGGTTCGTGGTTGCTGGCCTACGCATTCGACCAAGCTCTCTATGTTTCGCCCGATGATCCAACACGTTCCTGGGGTGTCTTCGGAAACGTCGGGATCGCAGACGATAATCCCAACCCATTCAATTGGGCTGCGAACATTGGCGTGGGTGGTTCCAATCCAATCGGTAATCGTCCGCAGGACACCTTCGGAATCGGCTACTTCTATACTGGCGTCAGCGAACCACTGAAACAGATCGCTCCGATTCTGCTGCCACTTCAAGACGAGCAAGGTGTCGAGATGTTTTATAACGTCGGCGTGACCCCCTGGTGCCACGTCACGGCTGACCTGCAAGTCGTCGAACCGTCGCGCGAGCGTGCCGATACACTGCTGATGT contains:
- a CDS encoding carbohydrate porin, whose product is MSDDWCRLGSCFEEKGYTWNISNTNFYSDITSGGLDETSGYRGRVDMFLNINGKKVGLWDGLTINLHGESVFGSSINQFSGTLLPVSTAQILPDGNRDVTALTNVTLTQALSESVLVQAGKINTLDGFVQPFTGGANGLDGFQNLALCFNPVLVTAFPYSSFGAGMVVLDENQEAVFSAFVYDANNTPTVSGFDTFFDNGVSLFASATLPTKLMNKPGHQMVYGLYSSGTYNSLDPNPYFDPGQGVVLANPDKTGSWLLAYAFDQALYVSPDDPTRSWGVFGNVGIADDNPNPFNWAANIGVGGSNPIGNRPQDTFGIGYFYTGVSEPLKQIAPILLPLQDEQGVEMFYNVGVTPWCHVTADLQVVEPSRERADTLLMFGLRAKIDL